The Streptomyces laurentii genome contains a region encoding:
- a CDS encoding oxidoreductase (Phytoene dehydrogenase and related proteins [Secondarymetabolites biosynthesis,transport, and catabolism];~Rossmann-fold NAD(P)(+)-binding proteins; cl09931;~identified by MetaGeneAnnotator; putative;~oxidoreductase [Amycolatopsis mediterranei U32]), which translates to MIDTQSSYDAVIVGGGHNGLVAAAYLARAGRRVVVLERLGTTGGAAVSTLPFSGVDVRLSRYSYLVSLLPDKIVRDLGLRFAVQKRSVSSYTPYRDTGLLVGGDQERTRASFAALTGSEREYAAWQEFYGRTARAARRIFPTLTEPLPSRAALRARLDDDATWEMLFEQPIGAAVERHFADDLVRGVVLTDALIGTFADAHDPSLIQNRCFLYHVIGGGTGDWDVPVGGMGALTTALADAARAAGATLLTGHEVTRIDTDGTRVAVAYRTADGEGVVEAEHALVNASPQALAELLGDPAPAVPAEGAQLKVNMVLSRLPRLRDRGVDPREAFSGTFHIAEGYGQLATAYAEAAAGRLPTAPPAEIYCHSLTDPSILGPEATARGYQTLTLFGLHAPARLFADDPDGAREELLKATLAQLDAVLDEPITDCLARDADGRPCIEAKSPVDLENELRLPGGHIFHRDLSFPYGDDGGDGDAAEARGAARWGVGTRHPNVLLCGAGAVRGGGVSGVPGHNAAMAVLEGLAG; encoded by the coding sequence GTGATCGATACGCAGAGCTCCTACGACGCAGTCATCGTCGGCGGTGGACACAACGGCCTGGTCGCCGCCGCCTACCTCGCCCGCGCCGGGCGCCGGGTGGTCGTTCTCGAACGGCTCGGCACCACCGGTGGCGCCGCCGTCTCGACCCTGCCGTTCAGCGGGGTGGACGTGCGGCTGTCCCGTTACTCGTATCTCGTCTCGCTCCTTCCCGACAAGATCGTGCGCGATCTCGGGCTGCGCTTCGCGGTGCAGAAACGTTCCGTCTCCTCGTACACGCCGTACCGCGACACCGGTCTGCTCGTCGGCGGCGACCAGGAGCGCACCCGCGCCTCCTTCGCCGCGCTCACCGGCTCCGAGCGCGAGTACGCGGCCTGGCAGGAGTTCTACGGCCGCACCGCGCGCGCCGCCCGGCGGATCTTCCCGACCCTCACCGAACCGCTGCCGAGCCGCGCGGCCCTGCGCGCCCGCCTCGACGACGACGCGACCTGGGAGATGCTCTTCGAACAGCCCATCGGCGCCGCCGTCGAACGGCACTTCGCCGACGACCTGGTCCGCGGTGTCGTCCTCACCGACGCCCTCATCGGCACCTTCGCCGACGCGCACGATCCCTCGCTGATCCAGAACCGCTGCTTCCTGTACCACGTCATCGGCGGCGGCACCGGCGACTGGGACGTCCCCGTGGGCGGCATGGGCGCGCTCACCACCGCCCTCGCCGACGCCGCCCGCGCGGCCGGCGCGACCCTGCTGACCGGCCACGAGGTCACCCGTATCGACACCGACGGCACCCGCGTCGCCGTCGCCTACCGCACCGCCGACGGCGAAGGCGTCGTCGAGGCGGAACACGCCCTGGTGAACGCCTCCCCGCAGGCCCTCGCCGAGCTGCTCGGCGACCCGGCCCCGGCCGTCCCCGCCGAGGGCGCCCAGCTCAAGGTCAACATGGTGCTCAGCCGGCTGCCCCGGCTCCGTGACCGTGGCGTCGACCCGCGCGAGGCGTTCTCCGGCACCTTCCACATCGCCGAGGGATACGGCCAGTTGGCCACCGCGTACGCCGAGGCCGCCGCCGGCCGGCTGCCCACCGCCCCGCCGGCCGAGATCTACTGCCACAGCCTCACCGACCCCAGCATCCTCGGCCCCGAGGCCACCGCCCGCGGCTACCAGACCCTCACCCTCTTCGGGCTGCACGCGCCCGCCCGGCTCTTCGCCGACGACCCGGACGGCGCCCGCGAGGAGCTGCTCAAGGCCACCCTGGCCCAGCTCGACGCCGTCCTCGACGAGCCGATCACCGACTGCCTCGCCCGCGACGCCGACGGCCGGCCGTGCATCGAGGCCAAGAGCCCCGTCGACCTCGAGAACGAGCTGCGGCTGCCCGGCGGGCACATCTTCCACCGCGATCTCTCCTTCCCGTACGGCGACGACGGGGGCGACGGGGACGCGGCGGAGGCCCGCGGCGCCGCCCGCTGGGGCGTCGGCACCCGCCACCCCAACGTCCTGCTCTGCGGCGCCGGCGCCGTGCGCGGCGGCGGGGTGAGCGGCGTGCCCGGACACAACGCGGCCATGGCGGTACTCGAAGGGCTCGCGGGTTGA
- a CDS encoding L-threonine 3-dehydrogenase (L-threonine 3-dehydrogenase [Streptomyces venezuelae ATCC10712];~L-threonine 3-dehydrogenase; Validated; PRK05396;~Medium chain reductase/dehydrogenase (MDR)/zinc-dependent alcohol dehydrogenase-like family; cl16912;~NAD(P) binding site [chemical binding];~identified by MetaGeneAnnotator; putative), translating into MKALVKQKAEPGLWLADVPEPETGPGDVLIKVKRTGICGTDLHIRSWDGWAQKTIDTPLTLGHEFVGEVVETGRDVSDDIKVGDLVSGEGHLVCGKCRNCLAGRRHLCRATVGLGVGRDGAFAEYVVLPASNVWVHRVPVDLDVAAIFDPFGNAVHTALSFPLVGEDVLVTGAGPIGIMAAAVAKHAGARNVVITDVSEERLALARKTGVSLALNVAEQTIADGQRTLGLKEGFDVGLEMSGNPHAMRDMVANMTHGGKIAMLGLPSEDFSVDWSRIVTSMITIKGIYGREMFETWYAMSVLLEGGLDLAPVITGRYDYRDFEAAFDDAASGQGGKIILDWTV; encoded by the coding sequence TTGAAGGCGCTGGTCAAGCAGAAGGCGGAACCGGGACTCTGGCTCGCGGACGTTCCCGAGCCGGAGACCGGACCCGGTGACGTCCTGATCAAGGTCAAGCGGACCGGGATCTGCGGCACCGATCTGCACATCCGCTCCTGGGACGGCTGGGCGCAGAAGACGATCGACACCCCGCTCACCCTCGGCCACGAGTTCGTCGGCGAGGTCGTCGAGACCGGGCGCGACGTCTCCGACGACATCAAGGTCGGCGACCTGGTCAGCGGCGAGGGCCACCTGGTCTGCGGCAAGTGCCGCAACTGTCTGGCCGGCCGCCGTCACCTGTGCCGCGCCACCGTCGGCCTCGGCGTGGGCCGCGACGGCGCCTTCGCCGAGTACGTGGTGCTGCCCGCCTCCAACGTGTGGGTGCACCGGGTCCCGGTCGACCTCGACGTCGCCGCGATCTTCGACCCGTTCGGCAACGCGGTGCACACCGCGCTGTCCTTCCCGCTCGTCGGCGAGGACGTGCTGGTCACCGGCGCCGGCCCGATCGGCATCATGGCCGCGGCCGTCGCCAAGCACGCCGGCGCGCGCAACGTCGTCATCACCGACGTCAGCGAGGAGCGCCTGGCCCTCGCCCGCAAGACGGGTGTCTCGCTCGCGCTCAACGTCGCCGAGCAGACCATCGCCGACGGCCAGCGCACCCTCGGTCTCAAGGAGGGCTTCGACGTCGGCCTGGAGATGTCCGGCAACCCGCACGCGATGCGCGACATGGTCGCCAACATGACCCACGGCGGCAAGATCGCCATGCTCGGCCTGCCCAGCGAGGACTTCTCCGTCGACTGGTCGCGGATCGTCACCTCGATGATCACCATCAAGGGCATCTACGGCCGGGAGATGTTCGAGACCTGGTACGCCATGTCGGTCCTCCTGGAGGGCGGTCTCGACCTCGCCCCCGTGATCAC
- a CDS encoding glyoxalase/bleomycin resistance protein/dioxygenase (Glyoxalase-like domain; pfam12681;~PFAM: Glyoxalase/bleomycin resistance protein/dioxygenase; KEGG: sma:SAV_769 hypothetical protein;~glyoxalase/bleomycin resistance protein/dioxygenase [Streptomyces violaceusniger Tu4113];~identified by MetaGeneAnnotator; putative) — protein sequence MACRISEIVIDSADPERLATFWSEVLGFVELDREEGGVIEIGPADPGFGGPQPTLVFLPVDTPTTGKLRLHFDVNATDRDQDAELERLLALGARKVDIGQGEDAHWHVLADPEGNEFCLLRRRLLPL from the coding sequence ATGGCATGCCGCATCAGTGAAATCGTCATCGACAGCGCCGACCCCGAACGACTCGCCACCTTCTGGAGCGAGGTCCTCGGCTTCGTGGAACTCGACCGGGAGGAGGGCGGAGTCATCGAGATCGGCCCGGCCGACCCCGGGTTCGGCGGCCCGCAGCCCACCCTTGTCTTCCTGCCCGTGGACACCCCGACCACCGGGAAGCTCCGGCTGCACTTCGACGTCAACGCGACCGACCGCGACCAGGACGCCGAGCTGGAGCGGCTGCTCGCGCTCGGCGCGCGGAAGGTCGACATCGGCCAGGGCGAGGACGCGCACTGGCATGTGCTCGCCGACCCGGAGGGGAACGAGTTCTGCCTGCTGCGCCGTCGGCTCCTGCCCCTCTGA
- a CDS encoding trypsin_2 domain containing protein (Trypsin-like peptidase domain; pfam13365;~Trypsin_2 domain containing protein [Streptomyces fulvissimus DSM40593];~UniProt-pubmed:18375553; UniProt-pubmed:20581206; UniProt-pubmed:17158669; UniProt-pubmed:12000953; UniProt-pubmed:20064060; UniProt-pubmed:21551298;~identified by MetaGeneAnnotator; putative), translated as MNKPLAGTLLALVLAGATTAPAMASAPRDGSAPAKATPAAVDFAGTVALSNCSGSVVRTPASLSTDPALVLSNGHCLETGMPAAGQVVKDRASSRTFSLLNSAGSSVGTLQASKIAYATMTDTDVSVYQLTKTYAQIQSQYGISALTLNDVRPAQGSSIKVVSGYWKRTYSCNVDGFAYRLKEGGWTWKDSVRYTSPCNTIGGTSGSPVIDTTTGKVVAVNNTGNESGGSCTVNNPCEVDENGTVTVRQGINYAQQTYTMIPCIGPGNVFDLNRAGCTLPKP; from the coding sequence ATGAACAAGCCTCTCGCCGGCACGCTGCTCGCCCTCGTCCTGGCAGGAGCGACGACGGCCCCGGCCATGGCGTCCGCCCCGCGGGACGGAAGCGCCCCGGCCAAGGCCACGCCCGCCGCCGTCGACTTCGCGGGAACGGTCGCGCTCAGCAACTGTTCCGGCTCGGTCGTCCGCACCCCCGCCTCCCTGTCGACCGACCCCGCGCTCGTCCTCTCGAACGGTCACTGCCTGGAGACCGGCATGCCGGCGGCCGGGCAGGTCGTCAAGGACCGGGCGTCCAGCCGCACCTTCTCCCTGCTCAACTCGGCGGGCTCCAGTGTCGGCACGCTCCAGGCGAGCAAGATCGCGTACGCCACGATGACCGACACGGACGTCTCGGTCTACCAGCTCACCAAGACGTACGCGCAGATCCAGAGCCAGTACGGGATCAGCGCGCTCACCCTCAACGACGTCCGGCCGGCCCAGGGTTCGTCGATCAAGGTGGTGTCCGGGTACTGGAAGCGGACCTACAGCTGCAACGTCGACGGGTTCGCGTACCGCCTCAAGGAGGGCGGGTGGACCTGGAAGGATTCGGTCCGCTACACCTCGCCCTGCAACACCATCGGCGGTACCTCCGGCTCGCCGGTGATCGACACGACCACCGGCAAGGTCGTCGCCGTCAACAACACGGGCAACGAGAGCGGCGGCAGCTGCACCGTGAACAACCCGTGCGAGGTCGACGAGAACGGCACCGTCACGGTCCGCCAGGGCATCAACTACGCCCAGCAGACGTACACGATGATCCCGTGCATCGGCCCCGGGAACGTGTTCGACCTGAACCGGGCCGGCTGCACCCTGCCCAAGCCGTAA
- a CDS encoding hypothetical protein (identified by MetaGeneAnnotator; putative;~predicted protein [Streptomyces sp. C]), with product MGTQERERKVYRPLWRAGLQVIPDAVPEGTIPFCFGYGTEDIVGGFSHAYDTPRLVERLNEDWYDLAVSVGLLDHRREFLLQLPQGTRTHRAALRHEHDGGSAPWRWTRGRLLERWDLMGRGADTAFLGVHAGHPGFGMLALDGGVYVRCSTGERGVDVLAVRRPDRSENVLRHLERVVADDSRYVHRELTAWIARWLAGRVPTP from the coding sequence ATGGGAACGCAGGAGCGTGAGCGCAAGGTATACAGGCCGCTGTGGCGGGCCGGTCTCCAGGTGATTCCGGACGCCGTGCCGGAGGGCACGATCCCGTTCTGTTTCGGATACGGCACGGAGGACATCGTCGGCGGGTTCTCCCACGCGTACGACACCCCGCGGCTCGTGGAACGGCTCAACGAGGACTGGTACGACCTCGCCGTCTCCGTGGGGCTTCTCGACCACCGGCGCGAGTTCCTCCTCCAGCTCCCGCAGGGCACCCGGACGCATCGGGCGGCCCTGCGCCACGAGCACGACGGCGGCAGTGCCCCGTGGCGGTGGACCCGGGGCCGGCTCCTGGAGCGCTGGGACCTCATGGGCCGGGGCGCCGACACGGCGTTCCTCGGTGTGCACGCGGGACACCCGGGTTTCGGCATGCTGGCGCTCGACGGCGGCGTGTACGTGCGGTGTTCGACCGGCGAGCGGGGTGTCGACGTGCTGGCGGTGCGTCGGCCGGACCGCTCGGAGAACGTGCTGCGCCATCTGGAGCGGGTCGTGGCCGACGACAGCCGGTACGTGCACCGCGAGTTGACCGCATGGATCGCCCGCTGGCTCGCGGGCCGGGTCCCGACGCCGTAG
- a CDS encoding serine/threonine protein kinase (ATP binding site [chemical binding];~Protein Kinases, catalytic domain; cl09925;~Serine/Threonine protein kinases, catalytic domain; smart00220;~Serine/threonine protein kinase [Streptomyces fulvissimus DSM40593];~Tetratricopeptide repeat; pfam13374;~Tetratricopeptide repeat; pfam13424;~activation loop (A-loop);~identified by MetaGeneAnnotator; putative;~substrate binding site [chemical binding]), whose product MAETDTRLIQGRYRLQEVIGRGGMGEVWRATDESLERRVAVKCLRPLGQQRDPAHLAVLRERFRREARVAAALQHRGITVVHDFGESDGCLFLVMELLDGRNLSQLMTDNGKRPLPVGEVVDIAEQVADALAYTHRQGVVHRDLKPANIMRLTDGTVKICDFGIARLGADMDFTSRLTGTGIAMGTPHYMSPEQIGGGGEVDHRSDLYSLGCVLYEVATGLPPFDMDDTWAILIGHRDTIPAPLRSRRPELPGYLDLAVLDLLAKAPEARPADAAELGRRLVSGRTGHTPAVPSAAAPVHPLPAWARTLAPGRPAASSPAGQAAPAHDPAATLTTAWTQAGPGNPAGTPPSGTSTTEIVAVLAGRHRAGLGLGRLGRWTEAADLLRTVVRDRAHVLGDDHPDTLASGYELGFALSRLGRATDALDRFAAVAEGRARTLGGDHPDTLAARQESAYVLGGLGRHAEAHDVYETVLAARERAMGAEHPDTLRCRHNLAFTLGRIGRVTEAYATAREVADARTRLLGADHPDTLATRHEIGHALGRLGRWSDALAQHREVAEARRAVLGDDHPDTLAARYETGICLGRLGRAEEATVLYRDLVGARTRANGPDHPETLRARHGLGVNLGRLGSWDDALAEARTVRSGRARVLGSDHPDTLASHREAGIALGHLGRWPEALAEYRHITATRTRLLGPGHPATRAALADENHCRDRLGGGAGD is encoded by the coding sequence ATGGCGGAGACGGACACCAGGCTGATCCAGGGCCGGTACCGGCTGCAGGAAGTGATCGGCCGCGGCGGCATGGGCGAGGTGTGGCGGGCCACCGACGAGTCGCTGGAGCGGCGCGTCGCCGTCAAGTGCCTGCGGCCGCTCGGCCAGCAGCGCGACCCAGCCCATCTCGCCGTCCTGCGCGAGCGCTTCCGGCGCGAGGCCCGGGTGGCCGCCGCGCTCCAGCACCGCGGCATCACCGTCGTCCACGACTTCGGCGAGTCCGACGGCTGCCTCTTCCTCGTGATGGAGCTCCTCGACGGGCGCAACCTCAGCCAGCTGATGACCGACAACGGCAAGCGGCCGCTGCCGGTCGGCGAGGTCGTCGACATCGCCGAGCAGGTCGCCGACGCCCTCGCCTACACCCACCGTCAGGGCGTCGTGCACCGCGACCTCAAGCCCGCCAACATCATGCGGCTCACCGACGGCACCGTGAAGATCTGCGACTTCGGCATCGCGCGGCTCGGCGCCGACATGGACTTCACCTCCCGCCTCACCGGCACCGGCATCGCCATGGGCACCCCGCACTACATGTCGCCCGAGCAGATCGGCGGGGGCGGCGAGGTCGACCACCGCAGCGACCTGTACTCCCTCGGCTGTGTGCTCTACGAAGTGGCCACCGGCCTGCCCCCGTTCGACATGGACGACACCTGGGCGATCCTCATCGGGCACCGCGACACCATCCCCGCCCCGCTGCGCAGCCGCCGCCCCGAACTGCCCGGCTATCTGGACCTGGCCGTCCTCGACCTGCTCGCCAAGGCGCCGGAGGCGCGCCCGGCCGACGCGGCGGAGCTGGGCCGGCGGCTCGTCTCCGGCCGGACCGGCCACACCCCCGCCGTGCCGTCCGCCGCGGCGCCCGTCCACCCGCTGCCCGCGTGGGCCCGCACCCTGGCCCCCGGCCGCCCCGCCGCCTCCAGCCCGGCCGGGCAGGCCGCCCCGGCGCACGACCCGGCCGCCACGCTCACCACCGCCTGGACCCAGGCCGGCCCGGGAAATCCCGCCGGCACGCCCCCTTCCGGCACCTCCACCACCGAGATCGTCGCCGTCCTCGCCGGCCGGCACCGCGCCGGGCTCGGGCTCGGCCGGCTCGGCCGCTGGACGGAGGCCGCCGATCTGCTCCGCACGGTGGTACGCGACCGGGCGCACGTCCTCGGCGACGACCACCCCGACACCCTCGCCAGCGGCTACGAACTCGGCTTCGCGCTCTCCCGCCTCGGCCGCGCCACCGACGCCCTGGACCGGTTCGCGGCGGTCGCCGAAGGCCGCGCCCGCACCCTGGGCGGCGATCACCCCGACACCCTGGCGGCCCGCCAGGAGTCCGCGTACGTCCTCGGCGGACTCGGCCGTCACGCCGAGGCGCACGACGTCTACGAGACGGTGCTCGCCGCCCGCGAACGCGCCATGGGCGCCGAGCACCCCGACACCCTGCGCTGCCGCCACAACCTGGCCTTCACCCTCGGCCGGATCGGTCGCGTCACCGAGGCGTACGCGACCGCCCGCGAGGTCGCCGACGCCCGCACCCGGCTGCTCGGCGCCGACCATCCCGACACCCTCGCCACCCGCCACGAGATCGGCCACGCGCTCGGCCGGCTCGGCCGCTGGTCGGACGCGCTCGCCCAGCACCGCGAGGTCGCCGAGGCCCGCCGCGCCGTCCTCGGCGACGACCACCCGGACACCCTCGCCGCGCGTTACGAGACCGGCATCTGCCTGGGCCGTCTCGGGCGCGCCGAGGAGGCCACCGTGCTCTACCGCGACCTCGTCGGCGCCCGTACGCGCGCGAACGGCCCCGACCACCCGGAGACCCTGCGGGCCCGGCACGGCCTGGGCGTCAACCTGGGGCGGCTCGGCTCCTGGGACGACGCGCTGGCCGAGGCCCGTACGGTCCGCTCCGGCCGCGCCCGGGTGCTCGGCTCGGACCATCCCGACACCCTCGCCAGCCACCGCGAGGCCGGCATCGCGCTCGGGCACCTGGGCCGCTGGCCGGAGGCCCTGGCCGAGTACCGCCACATCACCGCGACCCGCACCCGCCTGCTCGGCCCCGGCCACCCGGCGACCCGCGCCGCCCTCGCCGACGAGAACCACTGCCGGGATCGGCTGGGCGGCGGCGCCGGGGACTGA